The Deinococcus roseus genome window below encodes:
- a CDS encoding lipid II:glycine glycyltransferase FemX, whose protein sequence is MSSLRLIEAPSRDAYDEVVATLPYTSPLQTWGFGEARKSLGQEAHRFLIEKQGKTVGAIQLLRKPLVAGFSLLYVPRGPVFENPDDLLDLPKAIRSFARPTDLSIKIEPPKPIPSTDPQVAVIPESLGIWKRGKVEQPEHTIAVDLRLSEDELLKNLHQMARRNVKTAQKLGTVAGRDDDFDAFWEIFEATNQRAKLGQYPKKYYTTMLQSMQGKHSEAYVVLARHEGKALAGGFFVAVGKGTYYLYGGSIRDDRLTPEGEPYKDVKAPTAFYWNAMLDAKHRGYEFFDFWGIPAKLAEDKHSFGVYKMKENFGGFKLWYPAYELDLSPLAPMVRKMLQARKRRINLKMRGTAEDVL, encoded by the coding sequence GTGTCCAGTTTGCGTTTGATTGAAGCTCCTTCCCGAGATGCCTATGACGAGGTGGTTGCCACCCTCCCCTACACCAGCCCCCTGCAAACCTGGGGTTTTGGTGAGGCCCGCAAATCCCTGGGGCAAGAAGCCCACCGTTTTTTGATTGAGAAGCAAGGCAAAACCGTGGGGGCCATCCAGTTGCTCAGAAAGCCTCTGGTGGCAGGTTTCAGTTTGCTGTATGTGCCACGTGGTCCGGTGTTTGAAAACCCCGATGACCTGCTGGACCTTCCAAAGGCCATTCGCAGCTTTGCCAGACCCACCGATCTGAGCATCAAAATTGAACCCCCCAAGCCCATTCCCAGCACCGATCCACAGGTCGCCGTGATCCCAGAAAGCCTGGGCATCTGGAAAAGAGGCAAGGTGGAGCAACCCGAGCACACCATCGCTGTGGACTTGCGCCTCAGCGAAGATGAACTGCTGAAAAACCTGCACCAGATGGCCCGCAGAAACGTCAAGACCGCCCAGAAACTGGGCACAGTGGCTGGACGGGACGATGATTTTGATGCGTTCTGGGAGATTTTTGAGGCCACCAACCAGCGGGCCAAGCTGGGGCAATACCCCAAAAAGTACTACACCACCATGCTGCAAAGCATGCAGGGCAAGCACAGTGAGGCTTATGTCGTGCTTGCCCGCCATGAAGGAAAAGCCCTGGCAGGAGGTTTCTTTGTGGCGGTGGGCAAAGGCACCTATTACCTGTATGGAGGCTCCATCCGGGATGACCGCCTGACCCCCGAAGGCGAGCCCTACAAAGATGTCAAAGCCCCCACTGCCTTTTACTGGAATGCCATGCTGGACGCCAAACACCGTGGTTATGAGTTTTTTGACTTCTGGGGCATACCGGCCAAACTGGCCGAAGACAAGCATTCCTTTGGGGTTTACAAAATGAAAGAGAATTTTGGGGGTTTCAAACTGTGGTATCCAGCCTACGAACTGGACCTCAGCCCACTGGCCCCCATGGTGCGCAAAATGCTGCAGGCCAGAAAACGCCGCATCAACCTCAAGATGCGTGGCACGGCTGAAGACGTGCTCTGA
- a CDS encoding c-type cytochrome → MNRFAVHITIFTLLLVGGGYVAYQSGVRDSGHAVEASHDEKGLPSPEEAQDSSEAGTTVKHDETASEDPGKESDTEGHAEADQPQDQAADNATNDQSKPDTAPAETVGTQEDDPERQTPGTPASGDVINNTGNNPESNGGAATQASGDATKGKEVFNNCAGCHGANAEGGFGPKLAGVVGKWSLEGFKTALREGKTPEGKTLNAPMPKFPASQVSDEQVADLHAFLSTLQ, encoded by the coding sequence ATGAACCGTTTTGCTGTACACATCACGATTTTCACGTTGCTGCTGGTGGGGGGTGGGTATGTTGCCTATCAGTCTGGCGTGCGTGACAGTGGACATGCTGTGGAAGCCAGCCACGATGAAAAAGGACTTCCCAGCCCTGAAGAAGCCCAGGATTCTTCTGAGGCAGGCACCACCGTCAAGCATGATGAAACTGCTTCTGAAGATCCCGGCAAGGAAAGCGATACCGAAGGCCATGCTGAGGCAGACCAGCCCCAGGATCAGGCCGCCGACAACGCCACCAACGACCAGTCCAAACCCGACACGGCTCCTGCAGAAACCGTGGGCACCCAGGAAGATGATCCTGAGCGCCAGACCCCTGGCACCCCTGCCAGCGGAGATGTCATCAACAACACGGGCAACAACCCTGAGAGCAACGGTGGTGCTGCAACCCAGGCCAGCGGAGATGCCACCAAAGGCAAAGAGGTCTTCAACAACTGCGCAGGTTGCCACGGAGCCAATGCCGAGGGTGGATTTGGTCCCAAACTGGCAGGTGTGGTGGGCAAGTGGAGCCTGGAAGGGTTCAAAACGGCTTTGCGTGAGGGGAAAACCCCTGAAGGCAAGACCCTCAATGCACCCATGCCAAAGTTTCCTGCCAGCCAGGTCAGCGACGAACAGGTGGCAGACCTGCATGCTTTCCTGAGCACCCTGCAGTAA
- a CDS encoding amidohydrolase family protein, translating into MQLRLYTSDVLYSGMGTPRNNGAIVLSDELIVATGTPEELQRMYPQAVFSGHHAVIAPEPANAHTHLDLSRMPYIEKPYPAWIPEVISFSRNGGRNLEAALHGLSQTSRKVGDIVTDEQVMESLLQHETAQGVAYWEVIGVNPEHAEGIFHATVERLRKWRKLEHSGGMKVGLSPHTPHTVSGKLMKLLCQFADSEGFPMQIHVAEHPSELEFHTSGTGDLARAVEGWSGQKSADILGHASGPTIVEHLQLLDVLKFRPTLIHVVNVNASDIRLIAAAGCPVVTCPRSNRALECGVFNWPLFAQHGVEIGLGTDSTGSGKTLNILEEIQFARTLYGDDVPLRSLVRAAVKGNYRVLGLNVPFLRRGEPVSNLQFWDFN; encoded by the coding sequence ATGCAACTCAGGCTGTACACCTCTGATGTGCTGTATTCGGGGATGGGCACCCCCCGCAACAATGGGGCCATCGTGCTCTCTGACGAATTGATCGTGGCAACGGGAACCCCTGAAGAGTTGCAACGGATGTATCCCCAGGCGGTGTTTTCCGGGCACCATGCCGTGATTGCGCCAGAACCCGCAAATGCCCACACCCACCTGGACCTGAGTCGCATGCCATACATTGAGAAGCCCTATCCAGCCTGGATTCCGGAGGTCATCTCTTTTTCCAGAAACGGTGGGCGCAACCTGGAGGCAGCCCTGCATGGTCTTTCCCAGACTTCACGCAAAGTCGGAGACATTGTGACCGATGAGCAGGTGATGGAAAGCCTGCTGCAACATGAAACGGCTCAGGGTGTGGCTTACTGGGAAGTCATCGGAGTGAATCCAGAGCATGCAGAAGGCATCTTTCACGCGACTGTGGAACGCCTGAGGAAATGGCGCAAGCTGGAACACTCAGGGGGCATGAAGGTGGGCCTGAGTCCCCACACCCCACACACGGTTTCAGGCAAGCTGATGAAACTGCTGTGTCAATTTGCAGATTCAGAAGGCTTTCCCATGCAAATTCATGTTGCAGAACACCCCAGCGAACTGGAATTTCACACCTCAGGCACCGGAGATCTGGCCCGTGCTGTGGAAGGCTGGTCTGGTCAGAAAAGTGCAGACATTCTGGGACATGCCAGCGGACCCACCATTGTGGAACACCTGCAATTGCTGGATGTGCTGAAATTCCGGCCCACCCTGATTCATGTGGTGAACGTCAATGCATCGGACATTCGCCTGATTGCAGCAGCGGGATGCCCGGTGGTGACCTGTCCCAGAAGCAACCGGGCCCTGGAGTGTGGGGTGTTCAACTGGCCCCTCTTTGCCCAGCATGGTGTGGAGATTGGCCTTGGAACGGACAGCACCGGAAGCGGAAAAACCCTGAACATTCTGGAAGAAATCCAGTTTGCCCGCACCCTCTATGGAGACGACGTTCCGTTGCGTTCCCTGGTGCGGGCTGCGGTCAAAGGCAATTACCGCGTGCTGGGATTGAATGTGCCCTTCCTGCGCAGAGGCGAGCCGGTCAGCAACCTGCAGTTCTGGGATTTCAATTGA
- a CDS encoding TetR/AcrR family transcriptional regulator — MARTVNPRAEKQRRTHIIQAAYHAIYQRGYASVTLADIAQQAGVAKGTLVYYFGSKEVLFKEVLQRFVRTITVATTRAVRQQDSTEDRLRVFVENQFYGLLNTRRFYTVYLDFLSASTKVYELRLLTQLLFDNTDMLKVGIARTPEQAKLMRAVLDGLAIQFLFDDQADLTQYREECIRAMQAILTLN; from the coding sequence ATGGCCAGAACTGTCAATCCCAGAGCCGAAAAACAGAGACGCACCCACATCATCCAGGCGGCGTACCATGCCATTTACCAGCGCGGGTATGCCAGCGTGACCCTGGCAGACATTGCCCAGCAAGCCGGGGTGGCCAAGGGCACCCTGGTGTATTACTTTGGCAGCAAGGAAGTGCTGTTCAAAGAGGTGCTGCAGCGTTTTGTGCGCACCATCACGGTGGCCACCACCCGTGCTGTCCGGCAGCAGGACAGCACAGAGGACCGCCTGAGGGTGTTTGTGGAAAACCAGTTTTATGGGCTGCTGAACACCCGCAGGTTTTACACGGTGTACCTGGATTTTCTTTCTGCCAGCACCAAAGTGTATGAGCTGCGCCTGCTGACCCAGTTGCTCTTTGACAACACCGACATGCTCAAGGTGGGCATTGCCCGCACCCCAGAGCAGGCCAAATTGATGCGAGCAGTGCTGGACGGTCTGGCCATTCAGTTCCTGTTTGACGATCAGGCGGACCTGACCCAGTACCGGGAAGAGTGCATTCGGGCCATGCAGGCCATCTTGACCCTGAACTGA
- a CDS encoding DUF3084 domain-containing protein: MLWVLLVFVVLLAGLIAYVADNVARRVGRRHIRLFGLRPKTTALIYAVATGMGISFLSMLGFALINQQAIITISKAEQYRKELQQLQTQIAPLRKNKLELEAALKDTQDNVVRLSNERGEALKARDGLKKESDALKGEVSELKEYRVALEAQNQKLNSRADALFQQGQQLEQSIRELEIKSTNLEAQNKKLRSNYEKLVGDLTTERQQYQKIQGQYQQAVSQYQAAQLQVKQISPTIEALKGEQRNLKKENDSLKKARQAAQGEVSGLQYLRAQLIKESEDLKKDNNQLRASLKQMTQEIASLKAESSDLKVSLDQQRTELEARRTQDAIFEKGDLVFQGVYQATEGKDALDRAIRQAELKAISKGARGKPDALLVGEDQVSDLSQNLRGISGEVLVVIRATNNQIKGFPVSAEMQVLENKVLYASEQPIRSRLINVGPTGVKTNRELTQFLQTLALDTIKALQDQGIPLENLPGGLTTADTVNMVNSLKTLKGSVLVGMVSRSDVKPGSKVTLYPRILR; this comes from the coding sequence ATGCTCTGGGTGCTCCTCGTTTTTGTGGTGTTGCTTGCCGGTCTGATTGCCTACGTTGCAGACAACGTGGCCAGACGGGTGGGGCGGCGTCACATCCGTCTTTTTGGATTGCGTCCCAAAACCACCGCCCTGATTTACGCTGTGGCCACCGGCATGGGAATCAGTTTTCTCAGCATGCTGGGTTTTGCCCTGATCAACCAGCAGGCCATCATCACCATCAGCAAGGCTGAGCAGTACCGCAAGGAATTGCAGCAGTTGCAAACCCAGATTGCTCCGCTCAGAAAAAACAAACTGGAGCTGGAAGCTGCCCTCAAAGACACCCAGGACAATGTGGTGCGCCTCAGCAATGAACGCGGCGAGGCCCTCAAAGCCCGGGATGGCCTGAAGAAGGAATCCGATGCCCTCAAAGGTGAGGTCAGCGAACTCAAAGAATACCGGGTGGCCCTGGAGGCCCAGAACCAGAAGCTGAATTCCCGTGCAGATGCCCTTTTTCAGCAGGGACAGCAACTTGAGCAGAGCATTCGGGAACTGGAAATCAAGAGCACCAATTTGGAAGCCCAGAACAAGAAACTGCGCAGCAATTACGAAAAACTGGTGGGTGACCTGACCACAGAGCGCCAGCAGTACCAGAAAATTCAGGGACAGTACCAGCAAGCGGTCAGCCAGTATCAGGCTGCCCAGTTGCAGGTCAAGCAGATCAGCCCCACCATTGAAGCCCTCAAAGGCGAACAGCGCAACCTGAAAAAAGAGAACGATTCCCTCAAGAAAGCCCGGCAAGCCGCCCAGGGTGAGGTGAGCGGGTTGCAGTACCTGAGGGCCCAACTGATCAAGGAATCCGAGGACCTCAAGAAAGACAACAACCAGTTGCGGGCTTCCCTGAAACAGATGACCCAGGAAATTGCTTCCCTGAAAGCCGAGTCTTCTGACCTGAAAGTCAGCCTGGACCAGCAGCGCACCGAACTGGAAGCCAGACGCACCCAGGATGCCATTTTTGAGAAGGGCGACCTGGTGTTTCAGGGGGTTTATCAGGCCACAGAAGGCAAGGATGCCCTGGACCGGGCCATCCGGCAGGCCGAACTGAAAGCCATTTCCAAAGGGGCCAGAGGCAAACCAGACGCTTTGCTGGTGGGAGAAGATCAGGTGTCCGATCTTTCCCAGAACCTGCGTGGCATTTCTGGAGAGGTGCTGGTGGTGATTCGGGCCACCAACAACCAGATCAAGGGTTTTCCGGTCAGCGCAGAAATGCAGGTGCTGGAAAACAAAGTGCTGTATGCCAGCGAGCAGCCCATCCGTTCCCGTTTGATCAATGTGGGTCCCACAGGGGTCAAAACCAACCGTGAACTCACCCAGTTTTTGCAAACCCTGGCCCTGGACACCATCAAAGCCTTGCAAGATCAGGGAATTCCGCTGGAAAACCTTCCAGGGGGTTTGACCACTGCGGACACCGTCAACATGGTCAACAGCCTGAAAACCCTGAAGGGAAGTGTGCTGGTCGGCATGGTTTCCCGTTCCGATGTGAAGCCAGGCAGCAAAGTGACCCTTTACCCCAGAATTTTGCGCTGA
- a CDS encoding aminopeptidase: protein MLTFEDKLRNYAEIAVKIGIGLKQGQRLLVLSPVDTAPLARLVVEEAYKAGARLVDVMWTDDAVQLSRFQHSTADNFDEVSSLPMSVQLEYAQAGDPILAIRATDPSLLKGQDPEKVSKYNLAFSKSRKPYLEMVQVNAFSWTLISAPIASWANSVFPDAPEEERQDKLWDAIFAATRSDLPNGLDAWKEHIKALDHRARTLNSKNYTALHFKSAATDLTVGLPEGHYWESAQNPNRAGDPFCANIPTEEVFTLPHRDKVDGVVKSTKPLTYMGQLMDGFEITFKDGKVVDFKAEQGEDALRKLLATDEGASRLGEVALVPTSSPINRSGIFFYNTLYDENAVCHIALGSAYRHNMHGGVDLTTEEFKARGGNESLIHVDFMVGSDDMDVDGILPDGSREPVMRQGEFVI, encoded by the coding sequence ATGTTGACCTTTGAGGACAAATTGCGCAATTACGCCGAGATTGCCGTGAAAATCGGCATCGGCCTGAAACAAGGACAGCGCCTGCTGGTCCTCAGCCCCGTGGACACTGCCCCCCTGGCCCGTCTGGTGGTCGAAGAAGCCTACAAAGCCGGAGCCCGTCTGGTCGATGTGATGTGGACCGATGACGCTGTGCAGCTCAGCCGTTTCCAGCACTCCACCGCCGACAACTTCGATGAAGTGTCCAGCCTGCCCATGAGCGTGCAACTGGAATACGCCCAGGCTGGAGATCCCATCCTGGCCATCCGGGCCACCGATCCCAGCCTGCTCAAAGGCCAGGACCCTGAAAAAGTCAGCAAGTACAATCTGGCCTTCAGCAAGTCCCGCAAACCTTACCTGGAGATGGTGCAGGTCAATGCTTTCAGCTGGACCCTGATCAGCGCACCCATCGCAAGCTGGGCCAATTCTGTTTTCCCGGATGCCCCTGAAGAGGAGCGCCAGGACAAGCTGTGGGATGCCATCTTTGCGGCCACCCGCTCAGACCTGCCCAACGGTCTGGACGCCTGGAAAGAGCACATCAAGGCCCTGGACCACCGCGCCAGAACCCTGAACAGCAAGAACTACACTGCCCTGCACTTCAAGAGCGCAGCCACCGACCTGACGGTGGGCCTGCCAGAAGGCCATTACTGGGAGAGTGCCCAGAACCCCAACCGCGCCGGTGATCCCTTCTGTGCCAACATCCCCACCGAAGAGGTGTTCACCCTCCCCCACCGTGACAAAGTGGATGGGGTGGTCAAGAGCACCAAACCCCTCACCTACATGGGGCAATTGATGGACGGCTTTGAAATCACCTTCAAAGACGGCAAAGTGGTGGACTTCAAGGCCGAACAGGGGGAAGATGCCCTCAGAAAACTGCTGGCCACCGATGAAGGTGCATCCCGCCTGGGAGAAGTGGCCCTGGTGCCCACCTCCAGCCCCATCAACCGTTCTGGCATCTTCTTCTACAATACCCTGTATGACGAAAACGCCGTGTGCCACATTGCGCTGGGCAGCGCCTACCGCCACAACATGCACGGCGGCGTGGACCTCACCACCGAGGAATTCAAGGCCCGTGGCGGCAACGAAAGCCTGATCCACGTGGACTTCATGGTCGGCAGCGACGACATGGATGTGGACGGCATCCTGCCCGATGGCAGCCGTGAACCGGTGATGCGTCAGGGCGAGTTTGTGATCTGA
- the lptB gene encoding LPS export ABC transporter ATP-binding protein, with translation MTSSNQLELKASGLYKSYGKRTVVGGVDLNIKRGEIVALFGPNGAGKTTTFYMMVGFVRPNGGRITLKGEDITSLAMHHRAKKGLGYLPQEPSAFRKMTARDNLLAILEFQDLSRQDQENRADALLEEFGLTKLASSYAYQLSGGERRRLEIARALTTDPDFILLDEPFTGVDPKSVAEIQRLVKELRERRGLGVFITDHAVRETMALCDRVYLMYDGQVRFQGTPEEFARDDSARRHYLGENFEL, from the coding sequence ATGACATCATCGAACCAGCTGGAACTGAAAGCCTCCGGGCTTTATAAATCTTACGGAAAACGAACTGTGGTGGGCGGAGTGGACCTCAACATCAAACGGGGCGAGATTGTTGCTTTGTTTGGTCCCAACGGTGCAGGCAAAACCACCACTTTTTACATGATGGTGGGTTTTGTGCGTCCCAATGGAGGCCGGATCACCCTGAAGGGGGAGGACATCACCAGTCTGGCCATGCACCACCGTGCCAAGAAAGGTCTGGGGTACTTGCCCCAGGAGCCCAGTGCTTTCAGGAAAATGACGGCCAGAGACAACCTGCTGGCCATTCTGGAATTTCAGGATTTGTCCCGTCAGGATCAGGAAAACCGGGCTGATGCCCTGCTGGAAGAATTTGGCCTCACCAAACTGGCCTCTTCTTACGCTTACCAGCTTTCTGGAGGAGAGCGCCGCCGTCTGGAGATTGCCCGTGCCCTGACCACCGACCCGGATTTCATTTTGCTGGATGAGCCTTTTACCGGTGTGGATCCCAAGTCGGTGGCAGAAATCCAGCGTCTGGTCAAAGAACTGCGGGAAAGGCGAGGGCTGGGTGTGTTCATCACCGACCATGCTGTGCGTGAAACCATGGCCCTGTGTGACCGGGTTTACCTGATGTACGACGGTCAGGTGAGGTTCCAGGGAACCCCCGAGGAATTTGCCCGCGATGACAGTGCCCGCAGGCATTATCTGGGTGAGAACTTCGAACTCTAA
- a CDS encoding BamA/OMP85 family outer membrane protein: MRKRLALTLALLSVPALAQQQGTISEIRVQGADDLLTSLIKIELPFMVGDPISKVDPKLAELAVEGLGFFKSVEASLIEENGQTILLVQVVPNPTISKVEIKGNTAVQESQIRALLENRLNIAAGTTLNTLRVDQSRQILADGYKQAGLPFSPKVQTDLIADGDEVILTYTIDETAPLDSVKFSGNTLVTEEELQQAVAPLVQAKTFTLTAYQQAMQNIANLYSRKGYQGSGPSPTGVELVSNVLTIPIRELKIGNIDTSSLGEGVELSSKPGDFLNTNKLLDDVRVQGNRLGKYISVQYTPSAQNPTVVNVSFKLEDQATGKIEKIVINNETALTEEELRPLLRLHTGDLFNLELAQNDYLAMQRAYREKGFELVTQPNPIDFDGTTLTFNLRELKIAGYELEWKGEHRSQERLVLRELPPAGSAFNKDIFNKSLEKLIRTGYVSPPEVLTKVNPEDPNSAIFVLKLTENSNRYFSPAIEYNSLGGGWSGSVAYEDNNFFGTGHSASAQVSATLNEANQPLNAQLSYSIPWLDFDFLDFATTPTSASVSVYTTVTPNLSIKKPVPNSTDKEDTGRQYSERATGFSVNVGRPLTPDLRVSLGYSMEWTQTYLERRATGEAGLPDNDPDLLASFPPNGQNSQIYSSLSYDNVNLPEFPGSGFRANLGASYGFGYVGSNRLNWWQLTGGARTYFGFGDKLENGSDQFAVALRANAGTILGSAPESRTFIVGGSEPSDRYTLRGYDSRAFTGSNYFTAGTELRYNTGISTAFSQGLYGVAFVDVGDAWTKSNEFKLNWGYGLGVQINLGTSSFLLPAIRLDYGFSPVNPTGKWHFRLGSFF; encoded by the coding sequence ATGCGCAAACGACTGGCACTCACTCTGGCCTTGCTCAGTGTTCCCGCACTGGCGCAACAGCAGGGAACCATCAGTGAAATTCGTGTTCAAGGGGCAGACGATCTGCTCACCAGCCTGATCAAAATTGAATTGCCTTTCATGGTTGGAGATCCCATCAGCAAAGTGGATCCCAAACTGGCAGAACTTGCAGTGGAAGGGCTGGGGTTTTTCAAGAGTGTTGAAGCCAGCCTGATCGAGGAAAACGGACAGACCATTCTGCTGGTGCAGGTGGTGCCCAATCCCACCATCAGCAAAGTCGAAATCAAAGGCAACACTGCTGTTCAGGAAAGCCAGATTCGTGCGTTGCTGGAAAACCGACTGAACATTGCGGCTGGCACCACCCTTAACACCCTGCGTGTGGATCAATCCAGACAGATTCTTGCCGATGGATACAAACAGGCAGGACTGCCGTTTTCACCCAAAGTGCAAACAGACCTCATCGCAGATGGTGATGAGGTCATTCTCACCTACACCATTGATGAAACAGCTCCTCTGGACAGTGTCAAATTCTCTGGAAACACCCTGGTGACCGAAGAAGAACTGCAACAAGCTGTGGCCCCCCTGGTGCAAGCCAAGACCTTCACCCTGACTGCCTACCAGCAGGCCATGCAAAACATTGCCAACCTGTATTCTCGCAAAGGCTACCAGGGCAGCGGACCCAGCCCCACTGGCGTTGAACTGGTCTCCAATGTGCTGACCATCCCCATTCGGGAACTGAAAATTGGCAACATTGACACCAGCAGCCTGGGCGAAGGGGTGGAGCTCAGCAGCAAACCTGGTGATTTCCTGAACACCAACAAACTGCTGGACGATGTCAGGGTGCAGGGAAACCGACTTGGCAAATACATCAGCGTGCAATACACCCCCAGTGCCCAGAACCCAACCGTGGTCAATGTCAGCTTCAAACTGGAAGACCAGGCCACTGGAAAAATTGAAAAAATCGTCATCAACAACGAAACCGCCCTCACCGAAGAGGAATTGCGGCCCCTGTTGCGCCTTCACACAGGCGACCTGTTCAACCTGGAGCTTGCCCAGAACGACTACCTGGCCATGCAACGGGCCTACCGGGAAAAGGGTTTTGAGCTGGTCACCCAGCCCAACCCCATCGATTTTGATGGCACCACCCTCACTTTCAACCTGCGTGAATTGAAAATCGCAGGATATGAACTGGAATGGAAAGGGGAACACCGCAGCCAGGAGCGTCTGGTGCTGCGTGAGCTTCCTCCTGCAGGCAGTGCTTTCAACAAAGACATCTTCAACAAGAGCCTGGAAAAACTGATTCGCACAGGGTATGTCAGTCCTCCTGAAGTGCTGACCAAAGTCAATCCTGAAGACCCCAACAGTGCCATCTTCGTGCTGAAACTGACAGAAAACAGCAACCGCTATTTCAGTCCAGCCATTGAATACAACAGCCTGGGTGGAGGCTGGAGTGGCAGCGTGGCCTATGAAGACAACAACTTCTTCGGGACTGGACACAGTGCCAGTGCCCAGGTCAGCGCCACCCTCAATGAAGCCAACCAACCCCTCAATGCCCAGCTCAGTTACTCCATTCCCTGGCTGGATTTTGATTTCCTGGATTTTGCCACCACCCCCACCAGTGCTTCGGTTTCTGTGTACACCACGGTGACCCCCAATCTGTCCATCAAGAAACCCGTTCCCAACAGCACCGACAAAGAAGACACCGGCAGGCAGTACTCTGAACGGGCAACAGGCTTCAGTGTCAATGTGGGCCGTCCCCTCACACCCGACCTGCGGGTTTCTCTGGGATACAGCATGGAGTGGACCCAGACTTACCTGGAAAGACGGGCCACAGGAGAAGCTGGCCTTCCAGACAACGACCCGGACCTGCTGGCCAGCTTTCCTCCAAATGGACAGAACAGCCAGATCTACAGCAGCCTGAGCTACGACAATGTCAACCTGCCTGAATTTCCTGGCTCAGGATTCAGGGCCAATCTGGGAGCCTCTTATGGTTTCGGTTATGTGGGCAGCAACCGCCTGAACTGGTGGCAACTGACCGGAGGGGCACGCACCTATTTTGGTTTTGGAGACAAACTGGAAAACGGCTCGGATCAATTTGCTGTGGCCCTCAGGGCCAATGCTGGAACCATTCTGGGAAGTGCTCCGGAATCCCGCACCTTCATCGTGGGGGGCAGCGAACCTTCAGACCGCTACACCCTCAGAGGCTACGACAGCAGGGCCTTCACAGGCAGCAACTACTTCACCGCAGGCACCGAGTTGAGGTACAACACTGGCATTTCCACTGCGTTTTCTCAGGGCCTGTACGGCGTGGCTTTCGTGGATGTGGGCGATGCCTGGACCAAATCCAACGAATTCAAACTCAACTGGGGTTACGGCCTGGGGGTACAGATCAACCTGGGAACCTCCAGTTTCCTGCTGCCCGCCATCCGTCTGGATTATGGTTTCAGTCCTGTCAATCCCACAGGCAAATGGCACTTCCGTCTGGGATCTTTCTTTTAA
- a CDS encoding peptidylprolyl isomerase, with translation MKKHLITLTLALAGFGFAQDAAPTPAPETPAAPTVEIPKDPNAVAATYGDQELTLAEFENEYQAYAGRLLNQQGMAATPENFRYFDAYREQILQDVVQQIVAADLANQMGYGADPAIVDAQIQQIKAGFQDEAAYQQAVKDAGIRDEDFLKELIARDLSTQNWIRSLSERAEISDNALMFLYTLDKAKFNRSAQACVRHILVQTPEIAATTKDRLDKGEDFAAVAKEVSQDPGSAAQGGDLGCFAKGETVPEFDKASFEGPIGQLQQVTTQFGTHLLVVDKRTDAGVVPFEEAKTELAASLKDRAAYKIMQSQLAKVEVDLNEDVVHVDAPAPAETDPSVAPATDDGMGDMDMGEDMDMGEDMDMGEEETPPAP, from the coding sequence ATGAAAAAACATCTGATCACATTGACGCTGGCCTTGGCAGGTTTTGGCTTCGCTCAGGACGCCGCTCCCACCCCCGCACCTGAAACCCCAGCAGCACCCACTGTGGAAATCCCCAAAGACCCCAATGCAGTGGCTGCCACCTATGGTGATCAGGAATTGACCCTGGCAGAATTTGAAAACGAGTATCAGGCTTATGCAGGCCGTTTGCTCAACCAGCAGGGCATGGCTGCCACCCCTGAAAATTTCAGATACTTTGATGCCTACCGTGAACAGATCCTGCAAGATGTGGTGCAGCAAATTGTGGCTGCCGACCTCGCCAACCAGATGGGTTACGGTGCAGACCCTGCAATTGTGGATGCCCAGATCCAGCAAATCAAAGCAGGTTTCCAGGATGAGGCTGCTTACCAGCAGGCCGTCAAGGATGCTGGCATCCGCGACGAAGACTTCCTGAAAGAACTGATCGCCCGTGATCTTTCCACCCAGAACTGGATCAGAAGCCTGTCTGAGCGGGCAGAGATTTCTGACAATGCCCTGATGTTCCTGTACACCCTGGACAAAGCCAAATTCAACCGCTCTGCCCAGGCCTGTGTGCGCCACATCCTGGTGCAAACCCCTGAAATTGCAGCCACCACCAAAGACCGTCTGGACAAAGGCGAAGATTTTGCTGCAGTGGCCAAAGAAGTTTCCCAGGACCCTGGCAGCGCTGCTCAGGGCGGAGACCTGGGCTGCTTTGCCAAAGGTGAAACCGTTCCCGAGTTTGACAAGGCTTCCTTCGAGGGACCCATTGGACAGCTGCAACAGGTGACCACCCAGTTCGGAACCCACCTGCTGGTGGTGGACAAGCGCACCGACGCAGGTGTGGTGCCTTTTGAAGAAGCCAAAACCGAACTGGCTGCCAGCTTGAAAGACCGTGCAGCATACAAAATCATGCAGTCCCAGCTTGCCAAGGTGGAAGTGGACCTGAATGAAGATGTGGTCCATGTGGACGCTCCTGCTCCTGCTGAAACCGATCCTTCCGTGGCTCCTGCCACCGATGATGGCATGGGAGACATGGACATGGGCGAAGACATGGACATGGGCGAAGACATGGACATGGGTGAAGAAGAAACCCCTCCTGCTCCCTGA